In the genome of Rhodoplanes sp. Z2-YC6860, one region contains:
- a CDS encoding Bug family tripartite tricarboxylate transporter substrate binding protein, whose protein sequence is MRPQPFCASLLAAALIAAMAPLGALAQAPYPNQTIKIIVPNPPGGLPDTLSRIVGKRLQERIGEPVVIENRPGANSGIGTAAMTQAPADGYTLMMADGAILSISPLLYAKLPYNPKDVLPVAMVARAPLFLAINPQVPAKNLKELIDYARANPGKLNYGSIGIGSFHHLSMEAFNAAFGLKMNHIPYKGSSETIGAILGGHIDILFAAYAGLRPAAETRKVVILGSNGPKRSPQAPDVPAIAELSPGFDLAVIQGITTRVGTPKAAVDKIAAEMAAIVKEPDIISQFATAGIEPVGAGPEDYRAALDAEAQRMAKIAEQAGLKAQ, encoded by the coding sequence ATGCGACCACAGCCATTTTGCGCGAGCCTTCTGGCTGCAGCGTTGATCGCCGCGATGGCGCCGCTCGGTGCGCTGGCTCAGGCGCCGTACCCCAACCAGACCATCAAGATCATCGTGCCGAACCCGCCCGGCGGACTGCCGGACACCCTCAGCCGGATCGTGGGCAAGCGGCTCCAGGAGCGGATTGGCGAGCCCGTGGTGATCGAAAATCGGCCGGGCGCGAATTCCGGTATCGGCACCGCGGCGATGACCCAGGCACCGGCCGACGGTTACACGCTGATGATGGCCGACGGCGCGATCCTGTCGATCAGTCCATTGCTGTACGCCAAGCTGCCGTACAACCCGAAGGACGTGCTGCCGGTCGCGATGGTCGCGCGTGCGCCGCTGTTTCTCGCCATCAATCCGCAGGTGCCGGCGAAGAACCTCAAGGAACTGATCGACTACGCCCGCGCCAATCCGGGCAAGCTCAACTACGGCTCGATCGGCATCGGCAGCTTCCATCATCTGTCGATGGAGGCGTTCAATGCCGCGTTCGGTCTGAAGATGAACCACATCCCTTACAAGGGTTCGAGCGAGACCATCGGCGCCATTCTCGGAGGTCACATCGACATCCTGTTCGCCGCCTATGCAGGGCTTCGCCCGGCGGCCGAGACCAGGAAGGTGGTCATTCTCGGAAGCAACGGTCCGAAGCGTTCGCCGCAGGCGCCGGACGTGCCGGCGATCGCCGAACTGTCGCCGGGCTTCGATCTTGCGGTGATCCAGGGCATCACCACGCGTGTCGGCACGCCGAAAGCGGCGGTCGACAAGATCGCGGCCGAGATGGCGGCGATCGTGAAGGAGCCCGACATCATTTCGCAGTTCGCGACCGCGGGCATCGAGCCGGTCGGCGCCGGGCCCGAAGACTATCGCGCCGCGCTGGACGCCGAGGCACAGCGCATGGCCAAGATCGCGGAGCAGGCCGGCCTCAAGGCGCAGTGA
- a CDS encoding HpcH/HpaI aldolase/citrate lyase family protein, which translates to MRSFLFIPGDSPKKLEKGLGSGADALLLDLEDSISPQNKAAARDTTLAFLKEAVPVKARPRIYVRINGLQTGLTDSDLDVIVGGKPDGVMFPKAEGGAAVTHCDAKLAAREAIHGLPDGALDIIAIATETAQAIFLAGTYGGSSKRLKGLTWGAEDLSVELGAEANRDRDGHFLAPYQLARSLCLAGAAAAQVQAIDTVYIDFRNEAGLRLECEEARRDGFTGKMAIHPAQVAVINEVFTPTADAVKRAEAVIAAFAENPGAGTVGIGGVMYDRPHLERARQLLARAKAFQK; encoded by the coding sequence ATGCGCTCTTTCCTCTTCATTCCCGGCGACAGCCCCAAGAAGCTCGAAAAGGGCCTGGGCAGCGGCGCCGACGCGCTGCTGCTCGACCTCGAGGATTCGATCTCGCCGCAGAACAAGGCCGCGGCGCGCGACACCACGCTGGCCTTCCTCAAGGAGGCCGTGCCGGTCAAAGCGCGGCCGCGCATCTATGTGCGCATCAACGGCCTGCAGACCGGGCTCACCGACTCGGACCTCGACGTCATCGTGGGCGGCAAGCCCGACGGCGTGATGTTTCCCAAGGCCGAAGGCGGCGCGGCGGTGACCCATTGCGACGCCAAGCTCGCGGCGCGCGAGGCCATCCATGGGCTGCCGGACGGCGCGCTCGACATCATCGCCATCGCGACCGAGACCGCGCAGGCGATTTTCCTCGCCGGCACCTATGGCGGCTCAAGCAAGCGGCTCAAGGGTCTGACCTGGGGCGCGGAGGACCTGTCGGTGGAGCTTGGTGCGGAGGCGAACCGCGACCGCGATGGGCATTTCCTGGCGCCCTATCAGCTCGCCCGCAGCCTCTGCCTCGCCGGTGCCGCAGCCGCGCAGGTGCAGGCGATCGATACGGTTTATATCGACTTCCGTAACGAGGCGGGCCTGCGCCTCGAATGCGAGGAAGCGCGGCGCGACGGCTTCACCGGCAAGATGGCGATCCATCCGGCGCAGGTCGCAGTGATCAACGAGGTGTTCACGCCGACCGCCGATGCGGTGAAGCGCGCCGAAGCCGTGATCGCGGCCTTTGCCGAGAACCCGGGCGCCGGCACCGTCGGCATCGGTGGCGTGATGTACGACCGCCCTCATCTCGAACGCGCGCGGCAATTGCTGGCGCGGGCGAAGGCATTTCAGAAATAG
- the hisI gene encoding phosphoribosyl-AMP cyclohydrolase, which produces MPENPSKQAVEEGLALMPKFDADGLMTCVATDAWTGEVLMVAHMNEQALRRTIETGEAWYYSRSRRALWKKGESSGHTQRVIEMRIDCDQDAIWIRVEQTGPGACHTGRRSCFYRGIPLRQVGAVTLEFLDAAKTFDPAETYSKPE; this is translated from the coding sequence ATGCCCGAGAACCCATCGAAGCAGGCTGTTGAAGAGGGCTTGGCGTTGATGCCCAAGTTCGACGCCGACGGCCTCATGACCTGTGTCGCGACCGACGCCTGGACCGGTGAGGTGCTGATGGTCGCGCACATGAACGAGCAGGCGTTGCGCCGCACCATCGAGACCGGCGAGGCCTGGTACTATTCTCGCTCGCGCCGCGCGTTGTGGAAGAAGGGCGAGAGCTCGGGCCACACCCAGCGCGTCATCGAGATGCGGATCGATTGCGATCAGGACGCGATCTGGATCAGGGTCGAGCAGACTGGACCGGGCGCGTGCCACACCGGCCGACGGTCCTGTTTTTATCGCGGGATACCGTTGCGGCAGGTCGGTGCCGTCACGCTCGAGTTCCTGGACGCTGCCAAGACCTTCGATCCTGCCGAAACTTACAGCAAGCCTGAGTAG
- the folE gene encoding GTP cyclohydrolase I FolE: protein MDAIVKPAVVGSNSPLSDHVRKAPDPVSPRPSREQAESAVRTLLAYIGDDPAREGLLDTPKRVVGAYEELYRGYRESPVEALERTFSETGNYDDLVLVRDISFNSACEHHMMPFTGKAHVAYMPVDKVVGLSKLARLVDVYARRLQTQEHMNSQIATAIEEILKPRGVAVMIEAEHTCMSLRGVEKPGALTVTTQFRGAFREDTNEQVRFIQLVRGGQR, encoded by the coding sequence ATGGACGCCATCGTTAAGCCCGCAGTCGTGGGCTCCAATTCCCCACTCAGTGACCACGTCCGTAAAGCGCCAGATCCCGTCAGCCCGCGCCCGTCGCGCGAGCAGGCCGAATCCGCGGTGCGGACGCTGCTCGCCTATATCGGGGACGATCCTGCCCGCGAAGGCTTGCTGGACACGCCCAAGCGCGTGGTCGGAGCCTACGAAGAGCTTTATCGCGGCTACCGCGAGTCGCCGGTTGAGGCGCTGGAGCGCACCTTCTCGGAGACCGGCAACTACGACGATCTCGTGCTGGTGCGCGACATCTCGTTCAATTCGGCCTGCGAGCATCACATGATGCCATTCACCGGCAAGGCGCACGTCGCCTATATGCCGGTCGACAAGGTGGTTGGCCTCTCGAAGCTTGCGCGCCTGGTCGATGTCTATGCGCGGCGGCTTCAGACCCAGGAGCATATGAACTCCCAGATCGCCACCGCGATCGAGGAGATCCTCAAACCCCGCGGCGTCGCCGTGATGATCGAGGCCGAGCACACCTGCATGTCGCTGCGCGGCGTGGAGAAGCCCGGCGCGCTCACGGTCACGACCCAATTCCGCGGCGCCTTCCGTGAGGATACGAACGAACAGGTCCGCTTCATCCAGTTGGTGCGCGGAGGCCAGCGGTAA
- a CDS encoding iron-sulfur cluster assembly scaffold protein: MLNEVYNRRILELAGGIPRLGRLSEPDASATAHSKLCGSTVTVDLKMDGDTVTDFAHEVKACALGQASSSIMASHVVGSKAAELRELRDTVRKMLKENGAPPKDGKWADIAVLEPVRDYKARHASTLLTFDAVVDAIGQIEKRNGKAG; encoded by the coding sequence ATGCTGAACGAGGTCTACAACCGCCGCATCCTGGAATTGGCGGGGGGGATTCCGCGTCTTGGCCGCCTTTCGGAGCCGGACGCTTCCGCGACCGCCCACTCCAAGCTCTGCGGCTCGACCGTCACGGTCGACCTGAAGATGGACGGCGACACCGTCACCGACTTCGCCCATGAGGTGAAGGCCTGCGCGCTGGGTCAGGCTTCGTCCTCGATCATGGCGAGCCATGTGGTTGGCTCGAAGGCCGCCGAACTGCGCGAGCTTCGCGACACCGTGCGAAAGATGCTCAAGGAGAACGGCGCCCCGCCCAAGGACGGCAAATGGGCCGACATCGCGGTGCTCGAACCGGTGCGCGATTACAAGGCGCGCCATGCTTCGACGCTGCTCACCTTCGACGCGGTGGTGGACGCCATCGGTCAGATCGAGAAGCGCAACGGCAAGGCGGGCTGA
- a CDS encoding ABC transporter ATP-binding protein, with product MALLVKNLSSAVAGPFELSLDKGTCAAITGPSGSGKSVFLRMIADLDPNDGEVWLNESARAAMPAPAWRRQVMYVPAESGWWANTVVQHFPADQHGELTALAARLGLRSDILDAPIRELSTGEKQRLSLIRALLLQSPVLLLDEPTGPLDEDSTAAVETILRERMAGGTSVVLVTHNPSQADRLGHQRYRMVARRLEKP from the coding sequence GTGGCGCTCCTTGTGAAGAATCTGAGCAGTGCCGTCGCCGGCCCATTTGAATTGAGCCTCGACAAAGGCACATGCGCCGCAATTACGGGCCCGTCGGGCTCCGGCAAGAGCGTCTTTCTCCGCATGATCGCCGATCTCGATCCGAATGACGGCGAGGTCTGGCTCAACGAGTCCGCACGCGCCGCAATGCCCGCCCCGGCTTGGCGCAGGCAGGTCATGTACGTGCCGGCAGAATCCGGATGGTGGGCCAACACCGTCGTCCAACACTTTCCGGCCGACCAGCACGGCGAACTCACGGCCCTTGCCGCCCGCCTCGGCCTGCGCAGCGACATTCTCGATGCGCCGATACGAGAACTCTCCACCGGCGAGAAGCAACGCTTGTCCTTGATCAGAGCCTTGCTGCTGCAATCGCCCGTCCTGCTCCTGGACGAGCCGACCGGTCCGCTGGATGAGGACTCCACGGCCGCGGTCGAGACGATCCTGCGCGAGCGGATGGCGGGCGGCACATCCGTTGTTCTGGTCACGCACAATCCGAGCCAGGCCGATCGCCTCGGCCACCAACGCTACCGCATGGTGGCGCGCCGCCTGGAAAAGCCATGA
- a CDS encoding ABC transporter permease, which translates to MNPILLTPLDISVAATLIVLDAGLSIWLNLQLHGKIIIAAARMVVQLVAIGYVLRFIFSMNHPAVTLLLVVVMVLVAAREVAARPEHRLKGPSNFLIGFVSVGFATFITAVLALTTAIRPDPWFDPHYAIPLAGIILGNVLNSASLSLDSFLSSVGRERQAIEARLCLGERYGVATAPIVRDAIRRGLLPIINQMSAAGIVTLPGIMTGQILAGLDPLEAVKYQILLMFLLSGGSGLSALAVSYLAAWRLTDERQRLRLDRLR; encoded by the coding sequence ATGAACCCGATTCTCCTGACGCCCCTGGACATATCGGTCGCCGCCACGCTCATCGTCCTCGATGCCGGCCTCTCGATCTGGCTCAATCTTCAGCTTCACGGGAAAATCATCATCGCCGCCGCGCGGATGGTGGTGCAGCTCGTTGCGATCGGCTACGTGCTGCGTTTCATCTTTTCGATGAACCATCCCGCTGTCACGCTGCTGCTCGTGGTGGTCATGGTGCTGGTCGCCGCGCGCGAGGTGGCGGCGCGCCCCGAGCACCGGCTCAAGGGACCATCCAACTTCCTGATTGGATTTGTCAGCGTGGGCTTCGCCACATTCATCACGGCGGTCCTCGCCCTGACGACGGCGATCCGCCCCGATCCGTGGTTTGATCCGCACTATGCGATCCCGCTGGCCGGAATCATCCTGGGCAATGTCTTGAATTCGGCGAGCCTGTCGCTCGACAGCTTCCTGTCGTCGGTGGGCCGGGAACGCCAAGCGATCGAGGCACGGTTGTGCCTCGGAGAACGCTACGGCGTTGCCACGGCGCCGATCGTGCGCGATGCCATCCGGCGGGGTCTTCTGCCGATCATCAATCAGATGTCGGCTGCGGGAATCGTAACGCTGCCGGGCATCATGACCGGACAAATTCTCGCCGGGCTCGACCCGCTTGAGGCGGTCAAATACCAGATTCTCTTGATGTTCCTGTTGTCCGGTGGCAGCGGATTGTCGGCGCTGGCCGTGTCCTATTTGGCCGCCTGGCGCCTCACGGACGAGCGCCAGCGACTTCGATTGGATCGGTTGCGATAG
- the yidD gene encoding membrane protein insertion efficiency factor YidD: MSPVIDPASLWRNVARVPRLLGRGLVKLYRYTLSPLVGFHCRYLPTCSDYADQALERHGLWAGGWMTLARLMRCHPWGHSGLDFVPAVPPADARWYLPWRYGCWHGTNATP; the protein is encoded by the coding sequence ATGTCTCCGGTGATCGATCCGGCTTCATTGTGGCGCAACGTCGCGCGAGTTCCACGGCTCCTCGGCCGCGGGCTCGTCAAACTCTACCGCTACACGCTCTCACCGCTCGTCGGGTTCCATTGCCGCTACCTGCCGACCTGCTCTGACTATGCCGATCAGGCGCTGGAGCGGCACGGACTGTGGGCCGGCGGCTGGATGACACTCGCGCGGCTCATGCGGTGCCATCCTTGGGGCCATTCGGGACTGGATTTTGTCCCGGCTGTCCCACCCGCGGACGCGCGCTGGTACCTGCCGTGGCGCTACGGCTGCTGGCATGGAACCAACGCAACGCCTTGA
- a CDS encoding Bug family tripartite tricarboxylate transporter substrate binding protein, translated as MTDRRGFLFQAGAALAASALPRASFAQTFPTKPIKVIVPFPAGGPADSAVRIVQVGIEKALGQPLIVENVGGAAGQVGAMRLKQAEPDGYTLLQAASPHTTNAAVKPDANVDLLRDFAPIGETGNSVYALCASKQLGVKTFAEMVTLAKAKPGELKIGSVGIGSAHHLIDEMLKGAAGIDLTHVPYRGEAPSIIDLVAGRIDLMFLTTAKPLIDEDRVVGLGVTSAEEWFNLPGIKPLTQLGLKDFVVPGWNGLLAPKGTPPAVVARLSGALSATLRTDAAIRAFNAMGFKPGPGTPDAMTRQIESDMRLFTTVIRERNLKFDG; from the coding sequence ATGACGGATCGCCGGGGCTTCTTGTTTCAAGCGGGCGCGGCGCTGGCTGCATCGGCGCTACCGCGCGCCTCGTTCGCGCAAACATTCCCCACCAAGCCGATCAAGGTCATCGTGCCGTTTCCGGCAGGCGGGCCCGCCGACAGCGCGGTGCGGATCGTACAGGTCGGCATCGAGAAGGCGCTCGGCCAGCCGCTTATCGTCGAGAACGTCGGCGGCGCAGCCGGCCAGGTCGGCGCCATGCGGCTCAAGCAGGCCGAGCCCGACGGCTACACGCTTCTTCAAGCCGCGAGTCCGCACACCACCAACGCGGCAGTGAAGCCCGACGCAAATGTCGATCTGCTTCGTGACTTCGCGCCGATCGGCGAGACCGGCAACAGCGTCTATGCGCTCTGCGCCAGCAAACAACTCGGCGTGAAGACCTTTGCCGAGATGGTGACGCTGGCGAAGGCCAAGCCGGGCGAACTCAAGATCGGCAGCGTCGGCATCGGCTCGGCGCATCATCTGATCGACGAGATGCTGAAGGGCGCGGCCGGTATCGACCTCACTCACGTGCCGTACCGCGGCGAGGCTCCGTCGATTATCGATCTGGTCGCCGGCCGCATCGATCTGATGTTCCTCACCACCGCGAAGCCGTTGATCGACGAGGATCGCGTGGTGGGGCTCGGCGTCACCTCGGCGGAGGAGTGGTTCAACCTTCCGGGCATCAAGCCGCTGACGCAGCTTGGGCTCAAGGATTTCGTGGTGCCGGGTTGGAATGGGCTCCTGGCGCCGAAGGGCACGCCGCCCGCCGTCGTGGCCAGGCTTTCCGGCGCGCTCAGCGCAACGCTGCGCACGGACGCCGCGATCCGTGCCTTCAACGCCATGGGTTTCAAGCCCGGCCCCGGCACGCCTGACGCGATGACGCGGCAGATCGAGTCTGACATGCGGCTGTTCACGACTGTGATCCGGGAGCGGAACCTGAAGTTCGACGGCTGA
- the thrS gene encoding threonine--tRNA ligase produces MVALTFPDGARRDYPQGTTGLDIAKGISPSLAKRTVAMALDGTVADLGDAIEKDAKIEFISREDPRALELIRHDAAHVMAEAVQELWPGTQVTIGPVIDNGFYYDFYRNAPFTPEDLPVIEKKMREIIAKDKAFTKEVWPRDEAKRVFKEKGENFKVELVDAIPPGQDLKIYRQGDWFDLCRGPHMTSTGKIGNAFKLQKVAGAYWRGDSKNPMLTRIYGTAFAKQDELDAYLHQLEEAEKRDHRKLGREMDLFHFQEEGPGTVFWHPNGWTMFQEMVAYMRRRLKGDYREVNAPQLLDKSLWETSGHWGWFRENMFMAQSAGDETEDERVFAIKPMNCPGHVQIFKHGLRSYRELPLRFAEFGIVHRYEPSGALHGLMRVRGFSQDDAHVFCTQDQMAEECLKINDLILSTYSDFGFQGDLTVKLSTRPEKRVGSDEAWDHAEGIMHDVLKRIAQNNNRIKTAINPGEGAFYGPKFEYVLRDAIGRDWQCGTTQVDFNLPERFQAFYIAADGSKVPPVMIHRAICGSMERFLGVVLEHYAGHLPLWLSPVQAVVATITSDADDFAREATELALQSGLRAESDLRNEKINYKVREHSLAKVPVLLVVGKKEAAERTVSIRRLGKEGQQVMPLDQALKMLADEATPPDLKRAKAAKAPAPVTALA; encoded by the coding sequence ATGGTCGCGCTGACCTTTCCCGACGGCGCACGTCGGGACTATCCCCAAGGCACAACCGGTCTCGACATCGCGAAGGGCATCTCGCCTTCGCTCGCAAAGCGCACGGTCGCGATGGCGCTCGACGGCACTGTCGCCGACCTCGGCGATGCGATCGAGAAGGACGCCAAGATCGAATTTATCTCGCGCGAGGACCCGCGCGCGCTGGAGCTGATCCGCCACGACGCCGCCCATGTGATGGCCGAGGCCGTGCAGGAGCTCTGGCCCGGCACCCAGGTCACCATCGGCCCGGTGATCGACAACGGCTTCTACTACGACTTCTACCGCAACGCGCCGTTCACGCCGGAAGACCTGCCGGTGATCGAAAAGAAGATGCGCGAGATCATCGCCAAGGACAAAGCCTTCACCAAGGAGGTCTGGCCGCGCGACGAAGCCAAGCGCGTGTTCAAGGAAAAGGGCGAAAACTTCAAGGTCGAGCTGGTCGATGCGATCCCGCCCGGCCAGGACCTGAAAATCTATCGCCAGGGCGATTGGTTCGATCTCTGCCGCGGGCCGCACATGACGTCGACCGGCAAGATCGGCAACGCCTTCAAGCTGCAGAAGGTCGCGGGCGCCTATTGGCGCGGCGACAGCAAGAACCCGATGCTGACGCGCATCTACGGCACGGCCTTCGCCAAACAGGATGAGCTCGACGCCTACCTGCATCAGCTCGAGGAGGCCGAGAAGCGCGACCACCGAAAGCTCGGCCGCGAGATGGACCTCTTCCACTTCCAGGAGGAAGGCCCCGGCACGGTGTTCTGGCATCCCAACGGCTGGACCATGTTCCAGGAGATGGTCGCCTATATGCGCCGCCGCCTGAAGGGCGACTATCGCGAGGTCAACGCGCCGCAACTCCTCGACAAGTCGCTGTGGGAGACCTCGGGCCACTGGGGCTGGTTCCGCGAGAACATGTTCATGGCGCAGTCGGCCGGCGACGAGACCGAGGACGAACGCGTCTTCGCGATCAAGCCGATGAACTGCCCGGGTCACGTTCAGATCTTCAAGCACGGGCTGCGCAGCTATCGTGAGCTGCCGCTGCGCTTCGCCGAGTTCGGCATCGTGCATCGCTACGAGCCGTCGGGCGCGCTGCACGGGCTGATGCGGGTGCGCGGCTTTAGCCAGGACGACGCGCACGTGTTCTGCACCCAGGACCAGATGGCCGAGGAGTGCCTGAAGATCAACGATCTGATCCTGTCGACCTATTCCGACTTCGGCTTCCAGGGCGATCTCACGGTGAAGCTCTCGACACGGCCGGAAAAGCGGGTCGGCTCGGACGAGGCTTGGGATCACGCCGAAGGCATCATGCACGACGTGCTCAAGCGCATCGCCCAGAACAACAACCGCATCAAGACCGCGATCAATCCGGGCGAAGGCGCGTTCTACGGGCCGAAGTTCGAGTACGTGCTGCGCGACGCCATCGGCCGCGACTGGCAGTGCGGCACCACGCAAGTGGACTTCAATCTGCCGGAGCGCTTCCAGGCGTTCTACATCGCGGCCGACGGCTCCAAGGTGCCGCCGGTGATGATCCACCGCGCGATCTGCGGCTCGATGGAGCGTTTCCTCGGCGTGGTGCTGGAGCATTATGCCGGCCACCTGCCGCTGTGGCTTTCGCCGGTGCAGGCCGTGGTCGCGACCATCACGTCCGACGCCGACGACTTCGCCCGCGAGGCGACCGAGCTTGCACTGCAGTCGGGCCTTCGCGCCGAGAGCGACCTGCGCAACGAGAAGATCAACTACAAGGTCCGCGAGCACTCGCTGGCCAAGGTCCCGGTGCTGCTCGTGGTCGGCAAGAAGGAAGCCGCCGAACGCACAGTGTCGATCCGCAGGCTCGGCAAAGAGGGCCAGCAGGTGATGCCGCTCGATCAGGCGCTCAAGATGCTCGCCGACGAGGCAACGCCGCCGGATTTGAAGCGGGCGAAAGCCGCGAAGGCGCCGGCGCCGGTGACTGCATTGGCGTAG
- a CDS encoding DUF6065 family protein, which yields MKLTAYVIDGHTVEIRPAPVERDWMDNTDQRYAYRCLPLSIANTHGWEILCSAGFTAIWDGGRDKASVQVTPDPGTHAPALGHFGAGVLTFHVSCLFRTEPGYDLMVQGPINAPKDAIAALTGIIETDWSPFSFTMNWLFTRPGIPVRFERGEPFCHLMPVRRGELETVEPELRLLSENPELKREHETWTANRSKFNAELHEPGSEAQAEKWQKLYHRGQRLGGAPSGIGDHRTRLKLKPFTKPGG from the coding sequence ATGAAGCTCACCGCTTATGTGATTGACGGTCACACCGTCGAGATCCGTCCCGCGCCGGTCGAGCGCGACTGGATGGACAACACCGACCAGCGCTATGCCTATCGCTGCCTGCCGCTCAGCATCGCCAATACGCATGGCTGGGAAATTCTGTGCAGCGCGGGCTTCACGGCGATCTGGGATGGCGGACGGGACAAGGCGTCGGTGCAGGTCACGCCCGATCCCGGTACGCACGCTCCGGCGCTCGGCCATTTCGGCGCGGGTGTGCTGACATTCCATGTCTCGTGCCTGTTTCGCACCGAACCGGGCTACGACCTGATGGTGCAGGGGCCGATCAATGCGCCGAAGGATGCGATCGCGGCGCTCACCGGCATCATCGAGACCGACTGGTCGCCGTTCAGCTTCACCATGAACTGGCTGTTCACGCGGCCTGGCATTCCGGTGCGCTTCGAGCGCGGCGAGCCGTTCTGTCATCTGATGCCGGTGCGGCGAGGGGAGCTCGAAACGGTCGAGCCGGAGCTGCGCCTTCTGTCGGAGAACCCCGAACTGAAGCGCGAGCACGAGACCTGGACTGCCAACCGCTCGAAGTTCAACGCCGAACTGCATGAGCCCGGCAGCGAGGCGCAGGCCGAGAAGTGGCAGAAGCTCTACCACCGCGGCCAGCGCCTCGGCGGTGCGCCGTCAGGCATCGGCGACCACCGCACGCGGCTGAAGCTGAAGCCGTTCACGAAGCCTGGTGGCTGA
- a CDS encoding TrmH family RNA methyltransferase encodes MKPASRTKLLRVAGLPAVKALFATAPQRVERLFFDQRLKSQVGDFCAELARARKSYRMVESDELERVAGAVMHGGVVAWAQPKPVPMLDPAKAAGWARDGKPLLLLDGIGNPHNLGAIVRTAAFLGLPRIVLSDHPAQAMPSDASYRVAEGGFEYVELYRSAGFVKTLQQLRRSYRVIGTAAENGKPVEELRRADRPLALVLGNEEHGSPQSTLKACDAIVTIAGSGFVQSLNVAASAAILLHALAKP; translated from the coding sequence ATGAAGCCCGCAAGCCGCACCAAGCTTCTGCGCGTCGCGGGCCTGCCGGCGGTGAAGGCCTTGTTCGCCACCGCGCCGCAGCGCGTCGAGCGGCTGTTCTTCGATCAGCGCCTTAAGTCGCAGGTCGGCGATTTCTGCGCTGAGCTTGCCCGTGCGCGGAAGTCCTATCGCATGGTCGAGTCCGACGAGCTCGAACGTGTGGCGGGCGCGGTTATGCATGGTGGCGTCGTCGCCTGGGCGCAGCCGAAGCCGGTGCCGATGCTCGATCCCGCCAAAGCCGCGGGCTGGGCGCGCGACGGCAAGCCGCTGCTGCTGCTCGACGGCATCGGCAATCCGCACAATCTCGGCGCGATCGTGCGGACCGCGGCCTTTCTCGGACTGCCGCGGATCGTGCTCTCGGATCACCCGGCGCAGGCCATGCCGTCGGACGCGAGCTACCGTGTTGCCGAAGGCGGGTTCGAATATGTCGAGCTCTACCGCAGCGCGGGCTTCGTCAAAACCCTGCAACAGTTGCGGCGGAGTTACCGCGTGATCGGCACCGCGGCCGAGAACGGCAAGCCGGTTGAGGAACTGCGGCGCGCTGACCGGCCGCTCGCTCTGGTGCTCGGTAACGAGGAGCATGGCTCGCCGCAGTCGACGCTGAAGGCCTGCGACGCGATCGTCACCATCGCGGGCTCGGGCTTCGTGCAGTCGCTCAATGTCGCCGCGAGCGCGGCGATCCTTCTCCACGCGCTGGCGAAGCCCTAA